The following coding sequences lie in one Spirosoma sp. KUDC1026 genomic window:
- a CDS encoding sensor histidine kinase: MNELTIPAAASTPELTVYLFARRDAILSNWRSACETDAGIHTVSTLSTEEFNDRVPLLLNILIQRLRGEDEEADPITVAREHGLHRWHKGYMLLELTQEVGHLSQTLAEELETYRALYPDASPNELMRAYQEVIWISKETVEGSVTQYDELATAAAMSRANTLQAALEQVNELARQRSNLLRTSSHDLRSSFSVIQGAAFQLDMENQSQEEREMLMEMLNRNLTNVQSMLQSLMSLARLDAGQDLPEISEFDVAKLLHALVDGAQALATERGLTLLADGPDDIIVSSDAVKVQRIVQNLLLNALTYTASGIVSVSWVREDKYRWILSVQDSGPGLPDDVVQNVAVFLKPTQDSTKSMDGVPSGLNHTKLPTPESPSATPPARRGEGIGLHIVKRLCELLDANLDIETGPGKGTLVRVRFLINYKS; this comes from the coding sequence ATGAATGAACTAACAATTCCTGCTGCGGCTTCTACCCCTGAACTAACTGTTTATCTATTCGCTCGTCGGGATGCTATATTAAGCAACTGGCGAAGTGCCTGCGAGACAGACGCTGGCATCCATACGGTGTCCACATTGTCGACGGAGGAGTTCAATGATCGGGTTCCGCTGCTCCTGAACATCCTGATTCAGCGCCTGCGTGGTGAAGATGAGGAAGCCGATCCAATCACGGTGGCTCGCGAACATGGGCTGCACCGCTGGCATAAAGGCTATATGCTGCTTGAACTCACCCAGGAGGTTGGTCATTTGAGTCAGACGCTGGCCGAAGAACTGGAAACGTACCGGGCGCTTTATCCTGATGCCAGTCCCAATGAACTGATGCGGGCTTATCAGGAGGTAATCTGGATCAGCAAAGAAACCGTTGAAGGAAGCGTGACGCAGTATGACGAATTGGCTACGGCAGCGGCTATGAGTCGGGCCAATACGTTACAGGCTGCGCTGGAACAGGTAAATGAACTGGCTCGCCAACGGAGTAACCTGCTCAGAACGTCCAGCCACGATCTTCGGAGCAGCTTCAGCGTGATTCAGGGAGCTGCTTTTCAACTGGATATGGAAAACCAGAGCCAGGAAGAACGGGAAATGCTGATGGAAATGCTGAATCGCAACCTGACGAATGTGCAAAGTATGCTGCAGAGCCTGATGAGCCTGGCGCGTCTGGACGCCGGGCAGGATTTACCCGAAATCAGTGAATTTGATGTAGCAAAATTACTGCATGCGCTGGTAGACGGGGCTCAGGCACTCGCCACTGAGCGGGGACTGACGCTGCTGGCCGATGGGCCCGATGATATAATTGTGTCGAGCGATGCGGTCAAAGTTCAGCGGATAGTACAAAACCTGCTTTTGAACGCCCTGACCTATACTGCATCCGGAATTGTGTCGGTTTCCTGGGTACGCGAAGATAAGTACCGCTGGATACTGAGCGTACAGGATTCGGGACCAGGGTTACCCGATGATGTCGTTCAGAACGTGGCTGTCTTTCTGAAACCAACTCAGGATTCGACAAAATCGATGGATGGAGTACCTTCGGGCTTAAACCACACTAAACTACCAACACCCGAATCGCCCTCGGCAACGCCCCCTGCCCGGCGGGGCGAGGGTATTGGTCTGCACATTGTCAAGCGGCTATGTGAGCTGTTGGATGCGAATCTAGATATCGAGACCGGACCCGGTAAAGGAACGCTGGTGCGGGTTCGATTTTTAATCAACTACAAAAGCTAA